A single Amia ocellicauda isolate fAmiCal2 chromosome 9, fAmiCal2.hap1, whole genome shotgun sequence DNA region contains:
- the fhip2b gene encoding FHF complex subunit HOOK-interacting protein 2B, whose product MEMFSKLTALFQQALETREPSVHLLDSFVEHWKGITNYYIETSDEMIPAKQTDIPWRLKQMLDILVYEEKQQEAEETGPCMEYLLQHKLLETLCTLGKAQYPPGMNQQVLLFFAKLLGQIQQPMLHIINVYRPVQKLIRLCGAAFGSQTEKEEVQFLFIICSKLKQDPYVLNYILESKRKAGNRKPGSISEAQEGDLGGSPKRGEDPRAESTPLSPQAGCIDSPSWSGDDLDTSSTDGHLPSPPSPSTSEESPTTLIKALVTLMKSQKSKIAIKACESLLLLVSIPKEETARCLAEDTALCQLLSDRVCELYKLIPTSLDPADIQGVDTVHWRARHSHGSTEDTCSFPGRDHFETFLAWLDFCDHLIREAQEILASRLAKAIHQQWLVAVVQPQLLQMSEAGVLVATVLLSSVVRQTWAPVLLEELVFFLLGSQRQPEERMATESHVLRYHLVKHCDHISDEISLCTLKLFEELLQKPQEHIVYNLVLRNLEYRNYIAQGAEDKHTVDTEHLEESAELEEDPFFTDMYTESDFNSSSQLLSLPPRETSPRPVGKSQVSDIVNSFLCLVPQEAKTSYHVQGSGYDTYVHDAHELFKECTSYSLEWGWPDTPKPLDSVHPGSDFYEGHLLKVLLDRITRILDQPYELNLQVTSVLSRLAVFPHPHLHEYLLDPYITLSPGSRSLFSVLIRVIGDLMQRIQHIPNFSEKLLLVRKQLMGLQPEAMTDHMTLLKGVIVLEEFCKELAAIAFVKNPIDEK is encoded by the exons ATGGAGATGTTCAGTAAGCTGACTGCTCTCTTTCAGCAGGCGCTGGAAACG agAGAGCCTTCAGTACATTTACTGGACTCCTTTGTGGAACACTGGAAAGGCATAACCAATTACTACATTGAAACTTCAG ATGAGATGATCCCGGCGAAGCAGACGGACATCCCCTGGCGATTGAAGCAGATGCTGGATATTTTGGTTTACGAAGAGAAACAGCAGGAAGCAGAAGAGACTGGGCCTTGTATGGAGTATCTACTGCAGCACAAACTGCTGGAGACCCTCTGCACATTAGGCAAAGCACAG TACCCTCCAGGAATGAACCAGCAGGTTCTCCTGTTCTTCGCTAAGCTCCTCGGACAGATTCAGCAACCAATGCTACATATTATTAATGTGTACAGACCAGTCCAG AAGCTGATTCGACTGTGTGGAGCTGCTTTTGGGTCACAGACCGAGAAGGAGGAAGTCCAGTTTCTCTTTATAATCTGCTCCAAACTGAAACAGGATCcatatgtgctcaactacattctAGAG AGTAAGAGGAAAGCAGGCAATAGGAAGCCAGGATCTATCTCCGAAGCACAGGAGGGGGATCTAGGCGGCAGCCCCAAGAGGGGGGAGGACCCCAGGGCTGAATCCACGCCTCTCAGCCCTCAAGCCGGCTGTATAGATTCTCCCTCGTGGTCCGGGGATGACCTAGACACCTCTTCCACTGACGGCCATCTTCCGAGTCCGCCCTCTCCCTCCACTTCAGAGGAATCTCCTACCACCCTGATCAAAGCCTTGGTAACCCTGATGAAAAGCCAG aaaagcaaaattGCAATAAAAGCCTGTGAAAGTTTGctgctcctcgttagtataccAAAAGAAGAGACTGCCCGTTGCCTGGCTGAGGACACTGCACTGTGTCAGCTGCTGTCAGACAGGGTGTGTGAGCTCTACAAACTGATCCCTACCTCACTGGACCCAGCTGACATTCAGGGAGTCGACACCGTCCACTGGAG AGCTCGGCATTCGCATGGTTCCACAGAAGATACCTGCTCCTTTCCTGGAAGAGATCATTTTGAGACGTTTCTGGCTTGGCTGGATTTCTGTGATCATCTTATTAGGGAAGCACAGGAG ATACTTGCTTCAAGATTGGCCAAAGCAATTCATCAACAGTGGCTTGTCGCAGTTGTTCAGCCACAGCTTTTACAGAT gtcGGAGGCGGGGGTGCTGGTGGCCActgtgctgctgtcctcagtcgTGCGTCAGACCTGGGCACCTGTGCTGCTAGAAGAGCTGGTATTCTTTCTGCTGGGGAGTCAGAGGCAGCCTGAAGAACGCATGGCCACAGAGAGTCATGTGCTTCGTTACCATCTAGTCAAACACTGCGACCACATATCTGATGAG ATCAGTTTGTGCACTCTGAAGTTATTTGAGGAGCTCCTGCAGAAGCCCCAGGAGCATATTGTATATAACCTGGTCCTGCGTAACCTGGAGTACAGGAACTACATCGCCCAGGGAGCAGAGGACAAACACACTGTGGACACAGAGCACCTAGAAGAGTCAGC CGAGCTGGAGGAGGACCCATTCTTTACAGACATGTACACCGAGAGTGACTTCAACTCTTCCTCTCAGCTCCTGTCTTTGCCACCCAGAGAGACCAGCCCTCGACCAGTGGGGAAAAGTCAAGTGTCTGACATTGTTAACAG CTTCCTTTGCCTTGTTCCACAAGAAGCAAAAACATCTTATCATGTCCAGGGATCAGGATATGACACATATGTGCATGACGCTCATGAACTG TTTAAAGAATGCACCTCTTACTCTCTGGAATGGGGGTGGCCAGACACTCCCAAACCCCTGGACTCTGTTCACCCTGGTTCGGACTTCTATGAAGGCCATCTACTAAAAGTCCTGTTGGATAGAATCACGCGGATCCTGGACCAG CCCTATGAGCTGAACCTGCAGGTGACGTCGGTGCTCTCCAGGCTGGCTGTGTTTCCTCATCCCCACCTCCATGAGTATCTCTTGGACCCCTACATCACCCTGAGCCCTGGCAGCAGGTCTTTGTTCTCTGTGCTCATCAGA GTGATTGGAGATCTCATGCAGAGAATCCAGCACATCCCCAACTTCAGTGAGAAATTACTGCTGGTCCGGAAGCAACTCATGGGACTGCAGCCTGAGGCAAT GACAGATCACATGACATTGTTAAAGGGTGTTATAGTTCTGGAGGAATTCTGCAAGGAACTGGCGGCAATAGCCTTCGTCAAAAATCCCATCGATGAGAAGTAG
- the nudt18 gene encoding 8-oxo-dGDP phosphatase NUDT18 isoform X1, whose product MMDSSVTIEDRVEKIINGDGFAVQEFDSAYEMQSVAIRKNTCYIVCAVIFNEKNDVLMMQEAKPSCYQQWYLPAGRMEENESIVEGMRREVREESGLDCEPITLLLVQENGPQWIRFTFLAQVSGGSMKTTAEADEESLQAMWWDRVSSLPLRARDILPLIEAGLRYKEMTCFPPTLPVDTPSHVLCQRLIVTFTDTNRDLWLLLGTGKDLHLPVTVSGVGPSERSCYLAFAVRRLMKECMPLSQVSVKTQGIFGLQHHGKDPGKTDGICFNTLISVEYKLEAVAVVHTEAPPALESEKFRWYKVDDPGLKAKVEQRLVSSRCKRTEGTVPSTQN is encoded by the exons ATGATGGATTCTTCTGTAACAATAGAAGACAGGGTGGAGAAGATTATAAATGGTGACGGTTTTGCTGTGCAAGAGTTCGATTcggcatatgaaatgcagtcagTTGCCATAAGAAAAAATACCTGCTATATCGTCTGTGCTGTCATCTTCAACGAAAAG AATGACGTGCTGATGATGCAGGAAGCAAAACCCAGCTGCTACCAGCAGTGGTACCTTCCAGCAGGCCGAATGGAGGAGAACGAGAGCATCGTGGAGGGGATGAGGagggaggtgagagaggagagcGGACTGGACTGTGAGCCCATCACCCTGCTACTCGTACAAGAGAACGGCCCTCAGTGGATCCGATTTACCTTTCTGGCACAAGTTTCAG GAGGCTCCATGAAGACCACAGCAGAAGCTGATGAGGAATCTCTCCAGGCCATGTGGTGGGACAGAGTGTCCTCGCTCCCACTGCGAGCCCGCGACATCCTCCCCCTGATCGAGGCAGGTCTGAGGTACAAAGAGATGACCTGCTTCCCTCCCACCCTGCCTGTGGACACCCCCAGCCATGTGCTGTGTCAGAGGCTGATTGTGACATTCACAGACACCAATAGGGATCTGTGGCTATTGCTCGGGACAGGCAAGGACTTACATCTCCCGGTCACAGTCTCTGGTGTAGGCCCGTCTGAGAGGTCCTGCTATCTTGCATTTGCCGTTCGCAGGCTCATGAAGGAGTGTATGCCGCTGTCACAAGTCAGTGTGAAAACACAGGGCATCTTTGGGCTCCAACATCATGGAAAGGATCCAGGGAAAACGGATGGCATCTGTTTCAATACGCTGATCTCCGTTGAATACAAACTCGAGGCAGTGGCAGTGGTACACACGGAAGCCCCACCAGCACTGGAGAGTGAAAAGTTTCGGTGGTACAAAGTGGATGATCCAGGTTTAAAAGCCAAGGTTGAGCAACGGCTGGTCTCGAG TAGATGCAAGAGAACGGAAGGCACTGTCCcctcaacacaaaactga
- the nudt18 gene encoding 8-oxo-dGDP phosphatase NUDT18 isoform X2, with protein MMDSSVTIEDRVEKIINGDGFAVQEFDSAYEMQSVAIRKNTCYIVCAVIFNEKNDVLMMQEAKPSCYQQWYLPAGRMEENESIVEGMRREVREESGLDCEPITLLLVQENGPQWIRFTFLAQVSGGSMKTTAEADEESLQAMWWDRVSSLPLRARDILPLIEAGLRYKEMTCFPPTLPVDTPSHVLCQRLIVTFTDTNRDLWLLLGTGKDLHLPVTVSGVGPSERSCYLAFAVRRLMKECMPLSQVSVKTQGIFGLQHHGKDPGKTDGICFNTLISVEYKLEAVAVVHTEAPPALESEKFRWYKVDDPGLKAKVEQRLVSRSVIPFHSLF; from the exons ATGATGGATTCTTCTGTAACAATAGAAGACAGGGTGGAGAAGATTATAAATGGTGACGGTTTTGCTGTGCAAGAGTTCGATTcggcatatgaaatgcagtcagTTGCCATAAGAAAAAATACCTGCTATATCGTCTGTGCTGTCATCTTCAACGAAAAG AATGACGTGCTGATGATGCAGGAAGCAAAACCCAGCTGCTACCAGCAGTGGTACCTTCCAGCAGGCCGAATGGAGGAGAACGAGAGCATCGTGGAGGGGATGAGGagggaggtgagagaggagagcGGACTGGACTGTGAGCCCATCACCCTGCTACTCGTACAAGAGAACGGCCCTCAGTGGATCCGATTTACCTTTCTGGCACAAGTTTCAG GAGGCTCCATGAAGACCACAGCAGAAGCTGATGAGGAATCTCTCCAGGCCATGTGGTGGGACAGAGTGTCCTCGCTCCCACTGCGAGCCCGCGACATCCTCCCCCTGATCGAGGCAGGTCTGAGGTACAAAGAGATGACCTGCTTCCCTCCCACCCTGCCTGTGGACACCCCCAGCCATGTGCTGTGTCAGAGGCTGATTGTGACATTCACAGACACCAATAGGGATCTGTGGCTATTGCTCGGGACAGGCAAGGACTTACATCTCCCGGTCACAGTCTCTGGTGTAGGCCCGTCTGAGAGGTCCTGCTATCTTGCATTTGCCGTTCGCAGGCTCATGAAGGAGTGTATGCCGCTGTCACAAGTCAGTGTGAAAACACAGGGCATCTTTGGGCTCCAACATCATGGAAAGGATCCAGGGAAAACGGATGGCATCTGTTTCAATACGCTGATCTCCGTTGAATACAAACTCGAGGCAGTGGCAGTGGTACACACGGAAGCCCCACCAGCACTGGAGAGTGAAAAGTTTCGGTGGTACAAAGTGGATGATCCAGGTTTAAAAGCCAAGGTTGAGCAACGGCTGGTCTCGAGGTCAGTGATTCCCTTTCATAGCCTGTTCTAA